ATCACAATAAAGTCGTTCAGCTGACATTTTTACTCTGAATGTTTGACATTCCCATGTTCCCGGTCGTATGTTTATCCGGTGCAAAAAATGATCGAAGTAATAGTCAAGAATATCATCTTTTTTTCTAAGGCAGAGACTCCTGGATATACTCTCTTTTTAAATCCAGAAGAAGATGACTCACGCAGCTTGCCAATTGTTGTAGGGCAATTTGAAGCTCAGGCTATTGCATTGGCTCTGGAGCAGGTCAAACTGGAACGTCCCATGACCCATGATCTGCTTTCAGGTGTGATCAGTTCGCTGACTGACGGTCTTGAAAGTGTGGCAATCGTTGATTTGAAAGCGGGGACCTTTTACGCACATCTGTATATTAGAAATGGTGAAAAATTAGAGACCATGGATGCCCGACCCAGCGATGCTATAGCTCTGGCTCTACGAGCTGGAGTTCCTATTCGGGTCAGATCACAGATATTTAAGGAAGTGGCGATAATAGTGCCAGCAACAGAGCCTCAGCAAAAACCTGCTGAGCCCAGTTTTTCTCAGAATATTAGGGCTATCACCAGAGAGGCGGAGATTCGTTTCGATCTGGAAAAGAATTTGCGAGAGGCAATCTCACGGGAAGATTATGAACAGGCTGCCAGGATACGGGATCGCCTGCATTCGCTCCCAAGCTAGGAAATCCAATTTTTACTCTTAAACCGGCGGCAGTTAAACGTACGTTTTCAGCAACAAAACGGTAGAGTGCAGACCCTTCGACTCCGCTCAGGGAGACGAGGTCGCGTCTTACTGAGCGGAGTCGAAGTATATAAAATCACGTACGTTTGACTGCCGCCACGGTAATAGTGGGGTTAGGATAAATCAGACAACTCAGATTCTATTTGTTGTCGGGTTTCTTTGGAAATTTCTCCAGTTGCAGCTGGCTTGTCCTTTTGTACGGCCAGCTTTTTTATCGCCAGGGCCAGCAGGGCCAGACCAATAACGGCAAAACCAACTACCATCCAATACGAAACCTGACCAACTGTTTCACTGGCTTTTGGTGATGCCAGGATCCGATTGCCAAAAGGCTTTCCGGTTCGGGGATCAATACTGTTTCTAAAGTGATCCAACACCTGATCGGTGGTTTTTCCCTCAATGATGAGACGCCTGATCGTGATCTTGGCCTCTTCTGTGACCCGATTTTTACCATGCATATAGATCGGACCGCCAAAACAACAGGTCGCCATGATATTCTTCTCCAGGTAGATAGCCTGTTCTTTTTGTTCAGCAGTCAACTTCTTATTGTAAAATTCATAGTTCTGGGTGAAAGCAGTTCCTGCAAGCACGACCAATAGTATTAGTAAGATTCTTTTCATGATGGAAATCTAGCAGGGAAAACAGGGTTCTCAATGAAATTCATTGGAGGAATAGGGATTAATGGGCATTTTAAGTCGATGAATGAAAGACTAATTATAGACAAGGAGTCACCATGTCCCTGGTTATTGTAGGGTCCATAGCCCTGGATACTATTGAAACAACTACTCGCTCAGCATCTGAAGTTCCAGGAGGTTCCACCACCTACTGTTCACTGGCAGCCAGCTATTTTACCAATCCCCATATTGTGGGAGTCGTGGGAGATGACTACCCCGAATCGGTTATAACCCTCTTCAAGGATCATCACATCAAACTTGAAGGACTGGCAGTTGAAAAGGGGAAGACCTTTCGTTGGGGAGGTCGTTATGCAGAAAATTTTGATGATAGAACCACCTTGTTTACTGAATTGAACGTATTTGAAACATTCAATCCAACCTTGCCCGATTCTTACAGGAACGCTTCCTATATTCTCCTGGCAAATATCCATCCCGGGCTTCAGCATCATGTTTTAGATCAGTTGGACTCGCCGGCTTTTGTAGTTCTTGACACAATGAATCTGTGGATAGACACCGCTCGTGCTGAATTGATATCTCTGATCCAGCGGGTCAATATGTTGGTCATCAATGATGAAGAATCCATCATGCTTACCGGAGAACGCAACTATGGGAAAGCTGCTCAGAAATTGCGGGAAATGGGACCGGAATGGGTGGTGATCAAGAAAGGGCAACATGGTGCTCTCCTTTTCCATGAGGATCGCGTGTTTACTGTCCCTGGCTTAATTTTGGATGAAGTGGTGGATCCCACCGGAGCAGGAGATACCTTTGTCGGTGCCTTGATCGGTTACCTGGACCAATCCAGAGATCATTCTTTTGATAACATGAAACTGGCAGTGGTCTTTGGCTCTGTTTTGGCATCCTTCTGTGTAGGAGAACTCTCTGTGGATGGTATTACCTATCTGGACGAATCGGATATGGAAGAACGTTATGATAACTTTGTGATCATGAGTCAATTTTAAATGAATAGGAAACATTCCATGTTGGTTCAACCTGCCAAACGGATCAGTTTATTACTGTTTCTTCTGTTATCACTTCCACTCCTCAATACCTGTGAGAATGAGGGTACCGAAGAACCTGCAGTGGATCAATGCAATACCCCGGATGCTCCTGGTGAATTACTCGAGGCAACCAGTTTTTTATCATTTGCTCCAGCCGATATTGAATCTATCCTTACTATGTATGGGGCACCGATCGGGCTTGATCTAAATTTATCATATACTGTGGATTCCTATCAAATAGCCTATCACACCCTAAATAGTGATGGCGAACTCACACCTGTTTCAGGACTGATGCTAATCCCTCAAGGGCTGGATACACTGGATCTGCTAAGTATCCAACATGGTACTGTTTTTAAGCGAGAGCAAGTCGGATCAACTCATCCCTACTATGCACCAGATGCCCTGATCACCGCCATGAATGGATATCTGGTGGTTGCGCCTGACTATCTGGGACTGGGAGAATCCCAGCTTTTACATCCCTATCTCCATGCCGAATTGTCCGCCAATGCAGTCATAGATCTGATTAGAGCTGTCAGAATTTACGCTTGTCAGAATGAGTTGATCTTAAGTGATAACCTGTTTATGGCCGGCTATTCTGAAGGTGGTTTTGTAACGCTGGCGACCCAGAAGATCATTGAGACTGAGGCAGAGTATTCCGAGGAGTTTCAATTAACGGCGGTTGCGCCCATGGCCGGTCCCTATGATCTATTAGGAAGTACTCAGAACCTATTAAGCCGGAGTTACTACAATAACCCGGCGTACCTGGCCTATATCGTTACAGCCTACAATGATATATACGGTTGGGATCGGTTACCTGAGATCTTTAGAGAGCCCTACGCTTCATCTATACCGGGTTTATTGGATGGTAGTTTGGACGGTTCTGCGATCAATGCCAATCTCACTACAAATTTGGATTCACTCTTTCTGCCGGACTTTAAGCAATCATTTATGGCCGGAGAGGAATCCCAACTGGAAGCTGCTCTTGTTGAGAATTCGCCGCTGGACTGGGGACCTGTTGCTCCTGTCAGACTATTTCATGGGACTGCAGATAGCACCGTTTTTTATGAAAATGCAGTGATAGCTTATGAATCCATGCTGGCGAATGGTGGTCTCAGTGTTGACCTTGTCTCTTTGCCTTATGCTGATCATGGCACGGCAGTTTTTCCATCATTTCATTGGGCAATGCTCTGGTTTGATAGCTTGAGAACGGCAGATTGAAAATAGAAAAACGTGCCGGGCATAGCCCGAAGTGTGGACTGGTGGAAACTAGAAACTGGAACTGATTCTGGGAGCTGGAACTTTGAAATTATTGCTTTGCCAATACTCCGGCATTTATTTCAGCCACTTGGCCGGATTAAGGTAGATTTAAGTCTGGACTCATTTCCCGGGGCTTCTATAGGAGTCCAAAGATCGTGGTTTCTTGTATTTTGAAGTTTTTACCAATTTACCTGATGCATTGTAGTGATAGATCAATTTGGGTTTATGCTTATCGTTATATTCAAACACTTTGCGTTTAAGTAATTTAAGATCTCGACTCATTTCCTCTTCTTCCAACAGGAGTCCGTATTCATCAAATTTCCGAGAGATAAAAATATTTCTATCTGAGTCCAGCAGTTCTTCACGCTCCCGGTAACCATGGACCGGATGATAAGCATAACGATAAAAAGCGATCAACGAGTTATCAGGAAGATAATGCTCTTCATTAATGATGAGTATCTGATCATTGTAGATAGTTAACCAATAGTCTCGCAAACCGCCGTCTGGATAGAAAAAATTTCGCCGTGATTTATCCAGCCGGTGCTTATAGTCGTAATAGTATTCTGTAGAGCTTTCGATCCTGTTACCCAGACCCCAGGTCTCTTCCAAATAGGGTTTTTGTTCATTATCGTAGTAGATGGTCAGCTTTTTTTCCAGGGATCGATCGCGGGTAAACCACTTTTCCTCCCTCCGGACGAGTTGACCTTTATCATAGATCCAATCGCGAGAAATCCGAGGGGGCCCTGGTTGGAAATATTCAGTGAGGTGATGACGTTTCAATTGACCTTTGCGTGAGTAAGTATAGTGACTTTTTTCCAACACATCGTTGTTTTGGCTCAAGTGTTTTGCGCTAGTGATCTGTCCTTTATCATTGCGTTTCACTTCATAATAATTCCCCCTAATATGATCAGATTTGGAAACATGATCGAGAAATATGCGAGTATGCAGATCACCCCTTTCGTACAAGGAGATTTTTCCCAGGCTGCACCCGCTCAAGAGCAGGGTTATCAGGATTAGGCTGAAAGATCGAAGCATCACTTGGTAAACAAGTGGAAATATATTGCAGATCGACGAGCATCCATAAGATCAACAGCATCAGTGTTTGCCATTTCATCTGCAATGTCATAAAGATGATAGCGCGCTATCCTTGGTAGGTCACGGTAGAAGGTCAAGACCTGTTCATTGGATAAGTTATCAATAATAAGCAGACGAGCCTGGTCCAGTGATTTTCCCTGACGGATCAATTTTACAGCAGCGAGATTGATGGAGCGAGCTGTAATCCTGAATGGTATAGTTGTATCTGAGCAAACATTGTCAGGAATAGCCAGTGAAGCGGTTCGATGCTCCTGCATTCTCTTCGCCAAGGCATAACGGCGTTTGGGATCATCCAGTTGCCTACTCAATTTGATGATCTCCAAAGTGAGGATATCGATCCGGGAACGTGATTCTGCCTGCTTCCGATGTAGTGCAACTAAACGCAGGCTGTCAAGTTTGGAATAGTCCCGAGCGGGAGTTTCAAGTCTGACTCCAATGTTGCGAGAACGATGCTGGTCTGCTTTGAGTTGAGTCAACATTTTATTCAGCTTGTCGATCTTCATGTGTAGTGCACCTACCTCTACTCGAGCAACCTGAGATTGACCCAGTAGAGGAAAAACAAATATGATGGTAATAATCAATGATCTAATTGAAAAGTTTCCAGACGTGCTTCGCATGATCCAAATCTCCTAATTACTGAACAAGTAAGCTAACCTGCTAATCAAACCTGAAAAAGGGTGAAATAAAAATCCAAGCGAAAAGAAAAAAGAAACAGATCCTGCGTGTTCTCGCCAAAGTCAGACAATTATTGATTTTTCAGCAAAGATTTCCCATACCAGTATTTCATTTCTCCGTTATCAAGCTCTGATCTGATCAATTGATAACCATTCTTTTCGCCCAGGTTGATCATGGCTGTGAATCGATCAAAGGTTGTGAAATAAATTTTTTCTAGCCCCAATATTTTCGCGTGCTTTTCTTGAAGGTTCAGCAATTGTTGGGCAATCCCTCGCTTTCGGTAGTTCGGATGA
This region of Candidatus Neomarinimicrobiota bacterium genomic DNA includes:
- a CDS encoding cytochrome c-type biogenesis protein CcmH, which gives rise to MKRILLILLVVLAGTAFTQNYEFYNKKLTAEQKEQAIYLEKNIMATCCFGGPIYMHGKNRVTEEAKITIRRLIIEGKTTDQVLDHFRNSIDPRTGKPFGNRILASPKASETVGQVSYWMVVGFAVIGLALLALAIKKLAVQKDKPAATGEISKETRQQIESELSDLS
- a CDS encoding lipase family protein, encoding MNRKHSMLVQPAKRISLLLFLLLSLPLLNTCENEGTEEPAVDQCNTPDAPGELLEATSFLSFAPADIESILTMYGAPIGLDLNLSYTVDSYQIAYHTLNSDGELTPVSGLMLIPQGLDTLDLLSIQHGTVFKREQVGSTHPYYAPDALITAMNGYLVVAPDYLGLGESQLLHPYLHAELSANAVIDLIRAVRIYACQNELILSDNLFMAGYSEGGFVTLATQKIIETEAEYSEEFQLTAVAPMAGPYDLLGSTQNLLSRSYYNNPAYLAYIVTAYNDIYGWDRLPEIFREPYASSIPGLLDGSLDGSAINANLTTNLDSLFLPDFKQSFMAGEESQLEAALVENSPLDWGPVAPVRLFHGTADSTVFYENAVIAYESMLANGGLSVDLVSLPYADHGTAVFPSFHWAMLWFDSLRTAD
- a CDS encoding bifunctional nuclease family protein — its product is MIEVIVKNIIFFSKAETPGYTLFLNPEEDDSRSLPIVVGQFEAQAIALALEQVKLERPMTHDLLSGVISSLTDGLESVAIVDLKAGTFYAHLYIRNGEKLETMDARPSDAIALALRAGVPIRVRSQIFKEVAIIVPATEPQQKPAEPSFSQNIRAITREAEIRFDLEKNLREAISREDYEQAARIRDRLHSLPS
- a CDS encoding PfkB family carbohydrate kinase; its protein translation is MSLVIVGSIALDTIETTTRSASEVPGGSTTYCSLAASYFTNPHIVGVVGDDYPESVITLFKDHHIKLEGLAVEKGKTFRWGGRYAENFDDRTTLFTELNVFETFNPTLPDSYRNASYILLANIHPGLQHHVLDQLDSPAFVVLDTMNLWIDTARAELISLIQRVNMLVINDEESIMLTGERNYGKAAQKLREMGPEWVVIKKGQHGALLFHEDRVFTVPGLILDEVVDPTGAGDTFVGALIGYLDQSRDHSFDNMKLAVVFGSVLASFCVGELSVDGITYLDESDMEERYDNFVIMSQF